Proteins co-encoded in one Sinobacterium norvegicum genomic window:
- a CDS encoding ShlB/FhaC/HecB family hemolysin secretion/activation protein — protein MFSQYMQKFWFYGVIGLLFFVTLVPVDTEAQTNNAGNALRGIIDNSAPDIDSKGIENNYNERKTNQTSPDNDIEIPNAAYRDDLPRIRVEKFEFVRLPEFPESGITALAVKELVEAKRRELMKEDQIFASGYSQQELEEIAEVLQSVQQGKSVQALTSEDLQQLVAVMQRQQQARGLSYYDIEDVADQVTQFYRSNGLFLAKAYIPAQDVEKGVVKLTVIEGILGEVAVSGNKRYSAERLSRPFANQVGGLVNNKDIEESFYLLNDYPGLSLYGAFSAGSQPSETRLNINVREEQRWQLAIRGDNHGSKFTGNQRLFAIADIMNLTGQGDSLSIGYLKSVDPLNSDLGQLSYSYPIWGTRTRLNLSADYNEFTVESEESDLYEIEGVNSSYVFGVSHKFIRSRSKNLTVTANATDKETQLDSLVTSAKGAQGDHAVGGELIIDGDLMGSSFPMLNMASVGFSYGSIQSEVADGRDSDFYKFVLNTNSLFFLPIPLSDKSSRLVIRSNSQYSESALPAYEQASLGGGGAVRAFTVSEFSADSSAYLATELFFDVPDFTNFTIYDDTRLSDVFELGLFMEAAYGNQNSYTDSFSDSWAKMGGYGLMFKFQYKDYFNSQISVSKPGFIDSSIEGIGDDQQEYRTFADFTFYFK, from the coding sequence GTGTTTTCTCAATATATGCAAAAGTTTTGGTTTTACGGTGTCATAGGGTTACTTTTTTTTGTAACACTAGTGCCTGTGGATACCGAGGCTCAAACCAATAATGCTGGTAATGCCTTACGGGGAATTATCGATAATTCTGCGCCAGATATAGACAGTAAAGGTATTGAGAATAATTATAATGAGCGAAAAACAAATCAAACCTCACCCGATAATGATATTGAGATTCCCAACGCTGCCTATCGAGATGACCTTCCACGTATCAGAGTAGAGAAATTTGAGTTTGTCAGGTTGCCTGAGTTCCCAGAATCAGGAATAACTGCCCTTGCTGTGAAGGAACTTGTCGAGGCAAAGCGGCGTGAACTGATGAAGGAAGATCAGATATTTGCCAGTGGTTATAGTCAGCAAGAGCTTGAGGAAATAGCTGAAGTTTTGCAATCTGTCCAGCAGGGTAAAAGCGTACAGGCATTGACCTCTGAAGATTTGCAACAGTTGGTGGCAGTGATGCAACGACAGCAGCAGGCTAGGGGATTGTCCTATTACGATATAGAGGATGTTGCCGATCAAGTGACTCAATTTTATCGCAGCAATGGTTTGTTTTTGGCTAAAGCTTACATACCCGCACAAGATGTTGAGAAAGGTGTTGTCAAACTGACGGTTATAGAGGGCATCTTAGGAGAGGTAGCGGTATCAGGGAATAAGCGCTATAGCGCAGAGAGGCTATCCCGACCCTTTGCCAATCAGGTTGGCGGCTTGGTAAATAACAAGGATATAGAAGAGTCATTTTACCTGTTAAATGATTACCCCGGCCTTAGTTTATATGGTGCTTTTAGTGCAGGTAGCCAGCCAAGTGAAACACGACTCAATATTAACGTGAGGGAAGAGCAACGATGGCAACTGGCGATTAGAGGTGATAACCACGGATCAAAATTCACCGGTAATCAACGACTGTTTGCCATTGCCGATATTATGAATTTAACCGGTCAAGGCGACTCATTATCGATAGGTTATCTTAAATCTGTCGATCCATTGAACTCTGATTTGGGTCAATTAAGTTATAGCTATCCAATCTGGGGAACGAGAACACGCTTAAACTTGTCGGCAGATTACAACGAATTTACTGTTGAATCAGAAGAGAGTGATTTATACGAAATTGAGGGTGTCAACAGCAGTTATGTTTTCGGCGTCAGCCATAAGTTTATACGCTCGCGTAGTAAAAACCTCACAGTTACTGCTAATGCGACGGATAAGGAAACTCAGCTGGACTCTCTTGTTACCTCGGCCAAAGGTGCGCAAGGGGACCATGCGGTTGGTGGTGAATTAATTATCGATGGCGATCTGATGGGAAGTTCATTCCCTATGTTGAATATGGCCAGTGTAGGGTTTTCCTATGGCAGCATTCAATCGGAAGTTGCAGACGGCAGGGACAGTGATTTCTATAAGTTTGTATTGAACACAAATTCACTTTTTTTCCTACCAATCCCTTTATCGGATAAGAGCTCGCGTCTGGTCATTCGTTCTAACTCTCAGTATAGCGAAAGTGCGTTACCAGCCTATGAACAGGCTTCTCTCGGTGGTGGAGGTGCAGTCAGGGCTTTTACGGTCAGTGAATTTTCGGCTGATAGTTCAGCATATCTTGCAACTGAATTATTTTTTGATGTGCCAGACTTTACCAACTTCACTATCTACGATGACACCCGCTTGAGTGATGTGTTTGAACTTGGGCTGTTTATGGAGGCTGCCTATGGTAATCAAAATAGCTATACCGATTCGTTCAGCGATAGTTGGGCGAAAATGGGCGGATATGGCCTGATGTTTAAATTTCAATACAAAGATTATTTTAACTCTCAAATCAGCGTATCAAAACCTGGTTTTATCGATTCTTCAATCGAGGGTATTGGAGACGATCAGCAGGAATATAGAACATTTGCAGACTTTACATTTTATTTTAAATAA
- a CDS encoding response regulator transcription factor has protein sequence MIADDHPLFRQALSSTLANHYPASCIYEAQDIASLQQQLSLLSQVDVVLLDLNMPGCIGFAGLIHINANYPQVPVIMISADDSQAMMAKALTNGAAGFISKTSSAETIYNAIDTIMLGDIWDPDKLLQKNLEPNEIDEQNARLIASLTPMQFKVASLLINGLLNKQIAAELSVTEATVKAHITSIFRKLDVSSRTQAVLVLDKLGICGQ, from the coding sequence GTGATAGCCGACGACCATCCCTTGTTCAGGCAGGCACTCTCAAGCACTCTCGCTAACCATTACCCGGCATCTTGTATCTACGAAGCGCAAGATATTGCCTCACTTCAGCAACAACTCAGCCTGCTGAGCCAAGTAGACGTCGTACTGCTAGATCTCAATATGCCAGGGTGTATTGGTTTTGCCGGCCTGATTCACATCAATGCCAACTACCCACAGGTACCGGTTATCATGATTTCAGCCGATGATAGCCAAGCTATGATGGCAAAGGCTTTAACGAATGGTGCCGCTGGCTTTATTTCAAAAACATCGTCTGCTGAGACGATTTACAATGCCATTGATACCATAATGCTCGGTGACATTTGGGATCCTGATAAATTATTACAAAAGAACCTTGAGCCTAACGAAATCGATGAACAGAATGCACGCTTGATTGCCAGCTTAACCCCAATGCAATTTAAAGTGGCCAGTTTACTGATTAACGGGTTGTTAAATAAACAGATAGCGGCTGAGTTATCAGTTACAGAAGCCACGGTAAAAGCGCATATAACATCCATTTTCCGTAAACTTGATGTCAGTAGTAGAACACAGGCGGTCCTGGTACTTGATAAACTGGGTATTTGCGGCCAATAG
- a CDS encoding PAS domain-containing hybrid sensor histidine kinase/response regulator encodes MVEKAFLAVLVYACVLFAVAWYANKHGQKMKRFHGYVYALSIAVYCSSWTFFGAVGRSASNPWDYLPIYLGPALTFIVAWPMLQKLVLTGRKQHVTTVADFIGSRYGRSRLLAAVVTFIAVVGSLPYISLQLQAISMAWEYIAQVDHVKATELIPLDGSFVIAMTLAAFTVLFGTRQLDVRERHRGIMAAVAVESVIKFSAFAIIALLSVYVLLNSNQISLTANVDRWRYNFISADFITVTVLSGFAIFCLPRQFHVAVVEYQGDSDTKTSRWLFPLYVLLFAVLIVPVSQLGFSAFSPNPSIPADAYVLSIPMLFGNDWLVVLAFIGGISAATGMVIVATIALSIMLSNELLLPLKHKLHPAAVFQPHQLSADIRSIRRFCIIFILIMAWVFNHVLSKHYALSEIGLMSFTALAQLSPAIVGGLYWRRGHRNGVLIGLLLGFTVWFYHMLLPFLTAETVSNFSEGLFGRGYSPLGSMQLTDLTQVVCYSLSLNVSCYIIISMLSRQSAVDQRQAEGFVDHTPVDTPQQDDYELTTLLVADLRNILDPFLSEGRQQRFWQKLENKYQHPLLSLDKAPFFVTRTVQSELAGIIGAASAQETISLLEQKQRWDVGDMAKIVTNVSQQSMFNRDLLEVTVESISQGICVVDKDLNLVAWNHRYKEIFQFPDNILFIGTPIAEVYRVNAARGYLIVKEGDVEAAVDKRLAMLRVGAPIRYERKIPTGETLQVVGRSLADGGYVTTFSDISDYKEVQHDLQLSKQGLEQRVSERTSELQEMVEALAVENKLRSTAEIKLKQAHEDKSKFLIATSHDLLQPINAARLFVAAAKSHFDNADYQRLSEDITNLDLSIHSAEQLISALREISRLDSGKYMVVEEVIAFDSFIAELLPEFVIMAEQKSIGFKVVSSGIFIRSDRTLLRQIIQNIVGNAISYTQRGRVTIGCRRYQDTVSIQVWDTGIGIADHAIDIIFREFQRGDAEGHDQGLGLGLAIVKRAARLLKVNIGVHSTLSKGSCFSVTVPRVLGVDLDDMPLSNAGINRNTNANKTILCVDNEDKILVAMSSLLSSWGYKVITASNTAQAIESLSDQPSIMIFDYHLDHDKTGIEGIEALRRQFKASIPAILATADNSDSVKHRAKKINVDVLTKPIKPAALRNTLRQLLR; translated from the coding sequence TTGGTTGAGAAAGCATTTTTAGCGGTATTGGTTTATGCCTGCGTATTATTTGCCGTTGCCTGGTATGCCAATAAACATGGCCAAAAGATGAAGCGATTTCACGGCTATGTTTATGCATTGTCTATTGCGGTTTACTGTAGTTCCTGGACATTTTTTGGCGCTGTTGGTCGTTCAGCCTCCAACCCATGGGATTATCTGCCGATCTATTTAGGCCCAGCCTTAACCTTTATCGTTGCCTGGCCCATGTTACAAAAACTGGTGCTCACGGGTAGAAAACAACACGTGACCACGGTGGCAGACTTTATTGGGTCCCGATACGGGCGCAGTAGACTGCTGGCAGCAGTGGTTACTTTTATCGCCGTGGTAGGTTCACTGCCCTATATATCATTACAGTTACAGGCTATCTCGATGGCCTGGGAATATATCGCTCAAGTTGATCATGTCAAGGCTACTGAGCTCATCCCTCTCGATGGTTCCTTTGTTATTGCGATGACCTTGGCTGCTTTTACCGTGCTATTTGGTACACGGCAATTGGATGTAAGAGAACGTCATCGTGGCATCATGGCTGCTGTTGCTGTTGAATCTGTGATTAAATTCTCTGCATTTGCCATTATTGCGTTATTGAGTGTTTATGTCTTGCTCAATAGTAATCAAATTTCGTTAACGGCCAATGTCGATCGCTGGCGTTATAACTTCATTTCGGCAGACTTTATTACGGTAACAGTACTAAGTGGTTTTGCAATATTCTGTCTACCACGCCAGTTTCATGTTGCCGTAGTCGAATACCAAGGTGACAGTGATACCAAAACTTCTCGCTGGCTGTTCCCCCTTTATGTTTTACTGTTTGCCGTTTTAATCGTTCCCGTGAGCCAATTAGGCTTTTCAGCTTTTTCTCCCAACCCCAGCATTCCTGCAGATGCTTATGTCTTAAGTATTCCCATGCTATTTGGTAATGATTGGCTGGTTGTTTTGGCTTTTATTGGTGGTATATCCGCGGCAACGGGCATGGTAATTGTGGCAACAATTGCATTGTCGATAATGTTGTCTAACGAGTTGTTGTTGCCGTTAAAGCATAAATTGCATCCCGCTGCAGTATTCCAGCCTCACCAACTGAGTGCCGATATTAGAAGTATCAGGCGTTTTTGCATTATCTTTATTTTAATCATGGCTTGGGTGTTTAATCATGTTTTGAGTAAACATTATGCATTGTCTGAGATTGGCTTAATGTCTTTTACTGCGCTGGCTCAGTTATCACCGGCTATTGTGGGCGGTCTCTATTGGCGCAGGGGACATAGAAACGGCGTCTTGATTGGCTTGTTGTTAGGCTTCACGGTGTGGTTTTATCACATGCTATTGCCATTTTTGACGGCAGAAACTGTATCTAATTTCTCTGAAGGTCTATTTGGCCGGGGATATTCGCCTTTGGGTTCTATGCAGCTAACCGATTTAACGCAAGTTGTTTGCTATAGCCTCAGCCTTAATGTGTCCTGTTATATTATCATTTCAATGTTATCTCGCCAGTCGGCTGTTGATCAGCGCCAGGCAGAGGGCTTTGTCGATCATACGCCTGTTGATACTCCTCAACAGGACGATTATGAGTTGACCACCTTATTAGTTGCAGATTTAAGAAATATATTAGATCCGTTTTTGAGTGAGGGGCGACAGCAACGTTTTTGGCAAAAACTAGAAAATAAATATCAACACCCATTATTGTCGCTGGATAAGGCGCCGTTTTTTGTCACCCGTACCGTTCAATCTGAGCTAGCCGGCATTATTGGTGCGGCTTCGGCCCAGGAAACTATCAGTTTATTAGAGCAAAAACAGCGTTGGGATGTTGGCGACATGGCTAAGATTGTGACTAATGTTAGTCAGCAATCGATGTTCAATAGAGACTTGCTTGAGGTTACCGTTGAAAGTATTAGTCAGGGAATTTGTGTTGTTGATAAGGATTTGAATCTGGTGGCATGGAACCACCGTTACAAGGAAATTTTTCAATTCCCAGATAATATATTGTTCATCGGCACACCCATCGCTGAGGTTTATCGTGTCAATGCCGCACGTGGTTATTTGATTGTAAAAGAGGGGGATGTAGAAGCTGCCGTTGATAAGCGGTTGGCGATGCTGCGAGTTGGGGCACCAATTCGCTATGAGCGAAAAATCCCGACTGGAGAAACATTGCAGGTTGTTGGCCGTTCACTGGCAGATGGTGGTTATGTGACAACCTTCAGTGATATTAGTGATTATAAAGAAGTTCAGCATGACCTGCAGCTTAGTAAGCAAGGCTTGGAGCAGCGTGTTTCTGAGCGAACCTCAGAGTTGCAAGAAATGGTTGAGGCGCTCGCGGTAGAAAATAAATTACGCTCAACGGCCGAAATTAAGCTCAAACAAGCTCATGAGGACAAGAGTAAGTTTCTCATCGCCACCAGCCATGACCTGTTGCAACCAATTAATGCGGCTAGGTTGTTTGTCGCGGCGGCTAAATCACATTTCGACAACGCAGATTATCAGCGTTTATCAGAAGATATCACCAACCTGGACTTGTCTATTCACAGTGCCGAACAGTTAATCAGTGCGTTGAGGGAAATATCAAGACTAGATAGTGGTAAATATATGGTGGTTGAGGAGGTGATTGCCTTTGATAGCTTCATCGCAGAGCTATTACCTGAATTTGTTATTATGGCCGAGCAAAAATCAATTGGTTTTAAGGTTGTGTCATCCGGAATTTTTATTCGTAGTGATAGGACGCTGTTACGTCAAATTATTCAGAATATTGTTGGCAATGCGATTAGTTATACCCAACGCGGTCGGGTAACGATTGGCTGTCGCCGTTACCAGGATACGGTATCAATTCAAGTGTGGGATACCGGCATAGGTATAGCTGATCACGCGATAGATATCATCTTTAGAGAGTTTCAACGTGGCGACGCCGAAGGGCATGACCAGGGGCTTGGTCTAGGTCTGGCTATCGTGAAGCGTGCAGCACGGTTGTTAAAAGTCAATATTGGTGTGCATTCGACGCTGTCGAAGGGCAGTTGCTTCAGCGTGACTGTGCCCAGAGTGTTAGGTGTAGATCTGGATGATATGCCGCTAAGCAATGCGGGGATTAACCGCAATACAAATGCCAATAAAACGATTCTTTGTGTCGACAACGAGGATAAAATTCTTGTCGCGATGAGCAGTTTATTATCATCGTGGGGGTATAAGGTGATTACCGCCTCAAATACCGCTCAGGCTATAGAGAGTTTGTCAGACCAACCATCAATAATGATATTCGATTATCACCTCGATCATGACAAAACAGGCATTGAGGGTATAGAAGCGTTAAGGCGGCAATTTAAAGCGTCTATACCTGCTATTTTGGCCACGGCGGATAATAGTGACTCAGTAAAACATAGAGCAAAGAAAATCAATGTGGACGTATTGACCAAACCGATCAAGCCTGCGGCACTGAGAAACACTCTGCGGCAATTATTACGGTAA
- a CDS encoding DUF6933 domain-containing protein: MQLYLSQSLSNQFEYPVNSANDDHALESTHHWYASSFFIEEYLCISVQHRISGYVVVFTDVTTEDLANFKQIFVMRILSEIGFIFNLSCDQQKMVEFAMNNYLPLPDFIVDHHAESELAMQQVKQQVITRYELTQQLPQVFEELFDVTIALNTEINNRASAIDLVQQYLTNMLDNIGIDLQLTATQTYCQQQIMPLLENNEDNSSKQSNIIQFPFKATSR; encoded by the coding sequence ATGCAACTCTATCTTAGTCAAAGCTTATCCAATCAATTCGAATACCCAGTTAACAGCGCTAATGACGATCACGCGTTAGAGTCAACCCACCACTGGTATGCCTCTTCTTTTTTTATTGAGGAATACCTGTGCATTTCAGTTCAGCATCGAATAAGCGGATATGTGGTTGTTTTTACAGATGTTACCACAGAGGACCTGGCCAACTTCAAACAAATTTTTGTCATGCGGATTTTGTCTGAAATTGGTTTTATTTTCAATTTATCCTGTGACCAACAAAAAATGGTCGAATTTGCCATGAACAATTATCTGCCGCTACCTGATTTTATTGTCGATCATCACGCAGAGTCTGAACTTGCCATGCAACAGGTAAAGCAACAGGTTATTACACGCTACGAATTGACTCAGCAGTTACCGCAGGTATTTGAAGAGTTATTTGATGTCACTATTGCGTTGAATACAGAAATCAATAATCGCGCCAGCGCCATCGATTTGGTCCAGCAATATTTGACGAATATGCTGGACAATATCGGCATTGATTTACAGCTCACAGCGACACAAACATATTGCCAGCAACAGATTATGCCACTGCTGGAGAATAACGAAGACAACAGCAGCAAGCAGAGCAATATTATTCAGTTTCCCTTCAAGGCGACTAGTCGATAA
- a CDS encoding nitroreductase family protein, giving the protein MTDLLSALQQRYATKVYDSSKRVNQETLSLLMESLRLSPSSINSQPWHFYCVSSPEVKQMIADCSWPANQQKINDCSHVIVFAAKTSFDREDCRDIEAYAANQRGVELNEQRLSMMSGFVDSLGDDSIPHWTKHQVYLALGQFLLSAKLCGLDATPVEGFDSDALDQSLKLREQGFSSTVIALLGYGAEDDFNRPEQAAKVRFPLDQVISFID; this is encoded by the coding sequence ATGACTGATTTACTTTCAGCACTGCAACAACGTTATGCAACAAAGGTCTACGATAGTAGCAAACGTGTCAACCAAGAAACGTTGTCCTTGCTTATGGAGAGTTTGAGGTTGTCTCCCTCATCAATTAATAGTCAGCCCTGGCATTTCTATTGTGTATCCAGCCCAGAAGTTAAGCAGATGATTGCTGATTGTAGTTGGCCTGCCAATCAGCAGAAAATCAATGATTGCTCACATGTTATTGTTTTTGCAGCTAAGACAAGCTTTGATCGTGAGGACTGTCGCGACATTGAAGCGTATGCAGCCAATCAAAGAGGTGTTGAATTAAACGAGCAACGACTGTCGATGATGAGTGGCTTTGTTGATTCGTTAGGCGATGACAGTATTCCGCACTGGACTAAGCATCAAGTGTATTTGGCCTTGGGGCAATTTCTTTTATCGGCGAAATTATGTGGCTTAGATGCCACGCCGGTTGAAGGCTTTGACAGTGATGCCTTAGATCAGTCGCTAAAATTGAGGGAGCAGGGTTTTAGCTCAACGGTTATTGCCTTACTAGGCTATGGCGCAGAAGATGATTTCAACCGACCAGAACAGGCGGCCAAGGTCCGTTTCCCATTGGATCAGGTCATTAGTTTTATCGACTAG
- a CDS encoding MFS transporter yields MSDVNLSSSAVTAKDSKFFYGWKIVFVAMLCQGMSLGLFSSAYSFYIPILENEFGASRSQSSMGLSVLMLLVSIVAIFFSKAIDKGAVKAVMAGGVIIASVGLVAVSLSDSLFMMALWFWLLCGSGLAMYGAMPSAALVNNWFDKKRSIALGIGQTGMSFAGFCIPFIIVLLINSIGWRMALVAIAAVLLILVLPIILKFVVKHPQDMGLKPDGNPDYVPVPTQSDALGDVFSDRFFWIVVAIFSLIYTSSTTITMNMIAFAGSLSISPEDGALLVSAIAGVAFFGKLFFGWLNTHWGSKVVLLIIVSALGIGWTVMITSQGFYELLGGIIIYSFAFGGSIPLQATLIADRFGSHRFARVYGVNSLLMMPVFAVIPPLVGVIYDQSNSYVTMLQPFIAGFVLCFILVLALPKKPA; encoded by the coding sequence ATGTCTGATGTTAATTTGAGCTCTTCTGCTGTGACAGCCAAGGACAGCAAGTTTTTTTATGGCTGGAAAATCGTCTTTGTTGCCATGCTGTGCCAAGGTATGTCGCTTGGTCTTTTTTCCAGTGCTTATAGCTTTTACATTCCTATCTTAGAAAATGAATTTGGCGCCAGCCGAAGTCAGAGCTCAATGGGGTTGTCTGTGCTGATGCTGCTGGTTTCAATAGTGGCTATTTTTTTCAGCAAAGCCATTGATAAGGGAGCAGTTAAGGCGGTGATGGCAGGCGGTGTTATTATTGCCAGTGTCGGTTTAGTCGCGGTTTCATTATCTGACTCGTTATTTATGATGGCGCTGTGGTTTTGGCTGTTGTGTGGTTCGGGCTTGGCAATGTACGGTGCCATGCCATCGGCAGCGTTGGTAAATAATTGGTTTGATAAGAAACGATCGATAGCGCTGGGTATTGGTCAGACAGGCATGTCGTTCGCAGGCTTTTGTATTCCTTTTATTATAGTGTTGTTGATAAACTCTATTGGATGGCGAATGGCGTTAGTGGCTATTGCAGCTGTATTACTAATCTTGGTATTACCAATCATACTAAAGTTTGTTGTAAAGCATCCTCAAGACATGGGATTAAAGCCTGACGGTAATCCTGATTATGTGCCTGTACCTACTCAATCAGACGCCTTGGGTGATGTTTTTAGCGATCGTTTTTTTTGGATTGTCGTTGCTATTTTTTCATTGATCTATACAAGCTCGACTACGATTACCATGAATATGATTGCCTTTGCTGGCTCGCTGTCTATCAGCCCTGAGGATGGAGCCTTATTGGTTTCGGCTATTGCAGGTGTCGCTTTTTTCGGCAAGTTGTTTTTTGGCTGGCTCAATACGCACTGGGGCAGCAAGGTCGTTCTGCTAATTATTGTCAGTGCGCTGGGCATAGGCTGGACAGTGATGATAACAAGCCAAGGATTTTATGAGTTACTTGGCGGTATTATCATTTATAGTTTTGCTTTTGGAGGCTCTATACCTCTGCAAGCTACCTTAATTGCCGATAGATTTGGCAGTCATCGTTTTGCACGTGTCTACGGCGTCAACTCATTGTTAATGATGCCTGTGTTTGCGGTCATCCCGCCGCTGGTCGGGGTTATCTATGACCAGTCCAATAGCTATGTCACGATGCTGCAACCTTTTATTGCGGGTTTTGTGCTGTGTTTTATCCTGGTGTTAGCGCTGCCAAAAAAACCAGCCTAA
- a CDS encoding DUF4279 domain-containing protein has product MSVRKPPNIDRGKHCLRTYATLRIYPQGISADEVTTALATQPTKIWRVLSGKPFDGWFLTTKGIVNSVDTTSHISYLLNLLEANTAFVELLLGAGSTVNIINFWHSDGQGGPGLNCDLIRRMARLGIEIDWNVYQQA; this is encoded by the coding sequence GTGTCTGTACGAAAGCCTCCTAATATCGATCGAGGAAAACATTGTTTAAGAACCTACGCAACGTTACGGATTTATCCTCAAGGGATTTCCGCCGACGAGGTCACCACAGCTCTGGCTACTCAACCCACCAAAATTTGGCGAGTATTATCAGGTAAACCTTTTGATGGCTGGTTTCTTACAACCAAGGGGATTGTTAACTCGGTAGACACGACATCACATATCAGCTACTTACTTAACTTGTTAGAGGCCAATACTGCGTTTGTTGAGCTGTTATTAGGGGCAGGATCTACCGTCAATATCATTAACTTTTGGCATTCAGATGGCCAGGGTGGACCGGGGTTGAATTGTGACTTAATACGACGGATGGCACGCCTTGGCATAGAAATAGATTGGAATGTTTACCAACAAGCTTAG